The proteins below are encoded in one region of Scleropages formosus chromosome 19, fSclFor1.1, whole genome shotgun sequence:
- the LOC108931659 gene encoding uncharacterized protein LOC108931659 isoform X1 — MARMPGSGDRDADTGGTEPGHVGSDGEDDIQEVQITGDEEEEDDDDDEDEDDEDAGLEWEAESVEPGAESEAILARGTERRGALRAAPERLHVPGPDSEAEAELHRADRSRLSENTRLATRYAVRIFREYLSEKSQSPDFESMDKEALCAVLRSFYAEARSKSGQLYSKSSLISIRSSLNRYLNEPPYCRTLDLTKDPELRSANLTLAAVIRKLEEQGAGPVVQKQAITRGDLRKLYTSSVFNTSTPFGLLNKVWFETCMYFCTRGRENQRELEEDSFGLAVDEDGRKFIYFKALGPYHKSRSASWSKRRSDGDEDSLPRMYETGTEFCPYASFVKYVSKRNPLCRAFFQRPRDHCGDADSTWYENKAIGKNLLGTRMQMLSRAAKLSKTYTNHCIGAVSVATLNGIAGIGSKWAPLRVAPETVGDGTELRFNLALPAFASPLDGGAGADVKAHKASKRPRPAQPPAPEEMSGAASPKKVCVGAAERAEREPAADSVSVGRAAPPPGASPAAQDNRSNMSRPMITRSPASPLSSQGIPTPAQLTKSNAPVHIDVGGHMYTSSLATLTKYPESRIGRLFDGTEPIVLDSLKQHYFIDRDGHMFRYILNFLRTSKLLIPDDFKDYSLLYEEARYFQLQPMLSELERWKQDRELGRASRPCECLVVRVAPDLGERISLSGDKALIEEVFPEIGDVMCNSVNAGWNHDSTHVIRFPLNGYCHLNSVQVLERLQQRGFDIVGSCGGGVDSSQFSEYILRRELRRGQRGSSVIRIKQEPLD; from the exons ATGGCGAGAATGCCTGGCAGCGGGGACCGCGACGCCGACACAGGGGGCACGGAGCCCGGGCACGTCGGCAGCGACGGGGAGGACGACATCCAGGAGGTACAGATCACCggggacgaggaggaggaggacgacgacgacgacgaggaTGAGGACGACGAGGATGCGGGACTCGAGTGGGAGGCGGAGAGCGTGGAGCCCGGCGCGGAGAGCGAGGCGATCCTCGCGCGCGGCACGGAGCGGCGCGGTGCGCTGCGCGCGGCGCCGGAGCGCCTGCACGTGCCCGGGCCGGACTCGGAGGCGGAGGCGGAGCTGCACCGAGCGGATCGCTCCCGCCTCAGCGAGAACACGCGCCTGGCCACCAGGTACGCGGTGCGCATCTTCCGCGAGTACCTGAGCGAGAAGTCGCAGAGTCCCGACTTCGAGAGCATGGACAAGGAGGCGCTGTGCGCGGTGCTGCGCTCCTTCTACGCGGAGGCGCGCTCCAAGAGCGGGCAGCTGTACAGCAAGTCGTCCCTCATCAGCATCCGCAGCTCGCTGAACCGCTACCTGAACGAGCCGCCCTACTGTCGCACCCTGGACCTCACCAAGGACCCCGAGCTGCGCAGCGCCAACCTGACGCTCGCCGCCGTCATCaggaagctggaggagcagggCGCGGGCCCCGTGGTGCAGAAGCAGGCGATCACGCGCGGCGACCTCAGGAAGCTCTACACGTCCAGCGTGTTCAACACGAGCACGCCCTTCGGGCTGCTCAACAAAGTGTGGTTCGAGACGTGCATGTACTTCTGCACGCGCGGCCGCGAGAACCAGCGCGAGCTGGAGGAGGACTCGTTCGGGCTGGCCGTGGACGAGGACGGCAGGAAGTTCATCTACTTCAAAGCGCTGGGGCCGTACCACAAGTCGCGCTCGGCGTCCTGGAGCAAGAGGAGGAGCGACGGGGACGAAGACAGCCTGCCGCGCATGTACGAGACGGGCACCGAGTTCTGTCCGTACGCGAGCTTCGTCAAGTACGTGTCCAAGCGGAACCCGCTGTGCCGCGCGTTCTTCCAGAGACCGCGCGACCACTGCGGCGACGCGGACTCCACCTGGTACGAGAACAAAGCCATCGGCAAGAACCTGCTGGGCACGCGCATGCAGATGCTCTCCAGGGCTGCCAAGCTCTCCAAGACGTACACGAACCACTGCATCGGCGCCGTGTCCGTGGCCACCCTGAACGGCATCGCGGGCATCGGCTCGAAATGGGCGCCGCTGCGCGTTGCCCCGGAAACGGTCGGCGACGGGACCGAGCTCCGGTTCAACCTGGCGCTCCCGGCGTTCGCGAGCCCGCTCGACGGCGGCGCCGGCGCGGACGTCAAAGCGCACAAAGCGTCCAAACGGCCGCGACCCGCGCAACCGCCGGCCCCCGAGGAGATGTCCGGAGCGGCGTCGCCGAAAAAGGTGTGCGTGGGAGCGGCGGAGCGCGCGGAGCGGGAGCCGGCGGCGGACAGCGTGAGCGTGGGGAGAGCAGCCCCGCCGCCCGGCGCGTCGCCCGCCGCGCAG GATAACCGCTCCAACATGTCCAGGCCCATGATCACCAGGTCGCCTGCGTCACCCCTGAGCAGCCAGGGAATCCCGACGCCGGCACAGCTCACCAAGTCCAACGCGCCCGTGCACATAGACGTGGGCGGCCACATGTACACCAGCAGCCTGGCCACGCTAACCAAGTACCCGGAGTCCAG AATCGGCCGGCTCTTCGACGGCACGGAGCCCATCGTTCTGGACAGCCTGAAACAGCACTACTTCATCGACAGGGACGGCCACATGTTCCGCTACATCCTCAACTTCCTGAGGACCTCCAAGCTCCTCATCCCCGATGACTTTAAA GACTACAGCCTGCTGTACGAGGAGGCGCGCTACTTCCAGCTGCAGCCCATGCTGAGCGAACTGGAGCGCTGGAAGCAGGACCGCGAACTGGGCCGGGCCTCTCGACCCtgcgagtgcctggtggtcCGCGTGGCGCCCGACCTGGGCGAGCGCATCAGCCTGAGCGGCGACAAGGCACTCATCGAGGAGGTCTTCCCCGAGATCGGCGACGTCATGTGCAACTCGGTGAACGCGGGCTGGAACCACGACTCGACGCACGTCATCCGCTTCCCGCTCAACGGCTACTGCCACCTCAACTCGGTCCAG GTGCTGGAGCGGCTGCAGCAGCGCGGCTTCGACATCGTGGGCTCGTGCGGCGGCGGCGTGGACTCGTCGCAATTCAGCGAGTACATCCTGAGgagggagctgaggagggggCAGCGCGGCTCGTCGGTCATCCGGATAAAACAGGAGCCGTTGGACTAG
- the LOC108931659 gene encoding BTB/POZ domain-containing protein KCTD1 isoform X3, producing MSRPMITRSPASPLSSQGIPTPAQLTKSNAPVHIDVGGHMYTSSLATLTKYPESRIGRLFDGTEPIVLDSLKQHYFIDRDGHMFRYILNFLRTSKLLIPDDFKDYSLLYEEARYFQLQPMLSELERWKQDRELGRASRPCECLVVRVAPDLGERISLSGDKALIEEVFPEIGDVMCNSVNAGWNHDSTHVIRFPLNGYCHLNSVQVLERLQQRGFDIVGSCGGGVDSSQFSEYILRRELRRGQRGSSVIRIKQEPLD from the exons ATGTCCAGGCCCATGATCACCAGGTCGCCTGCGTCACCCCTGAGCAGCCAGGGAATCCCGACGCCGGCACAGCTCACCAAGTCCAACGCGCCCGTGCACATAGACGTGGGCGGCCACATGTACACCAGCAGCCTGGCCACGCTAACCAAGTACCCGGAGTCCAG AATCGGCCGGCTCTTCGACGGCACGGAGCCCATCGTTCTGGACAGCCTGAAACAGCACTACTTCATCGACAGGGACGGCCACATGTTCCGCTACATCCTCAACTTCCTGAGGACCTCCAAGCTCCTCATCCCCGATGACTTTAAA GACTACAGCCTGCTGTACGAGGAGGCGCGCTACTTCCAGCTGCAGCCCATGCTGAGCGAACTGGAGCGCTGGAAGCAGGACCGCGAACTGGGCCGGGCCTCTCGACCCtgcgagtgcctggtggtcCGCGTGGCGCCCGACCTGGGCGAGCGCATCAGCCTGAGCGGCGACAAGGCACTCATCGAGGAGGTCTTCCCCGAGATCGGCGACGTCATGTGCAACTCGGTGAACGCGGGCTGGAACCACGACTCGACGCACGTCATCCGCTTCCCGCTCAACGGCTACTGCCACCTCAACTCGGTCCAG GTGCTGGAGCGGCTGCAGCAGCGCGGCTTCGACATCGTGGGCTCGTGCGGCGGCGGCGTGGACTCGTCGCAATTCAGCGAGTACATCCTGAGgagggagctgaggagggggCAGCGCGGCTCGTCGGTCATCCGGATAAAACAGGAGCCGTTGGACTAG
- the LOC108931659 gene encoding BTB/POZ domain-containing protein KCTD1 isoform X2, which translates to MFQDNRSNMSRPMITRSPASPLSSQGIPTPAQLTKSNAPVHIDVGGHMYTSSLATLTKYPESRIGRLFDGTEPIVLDSLKQHYFIDRDGHMFRYILNFLRTSKLLIPDDFKDYSLLYEEARYFQLQPMLSELERWKQDRELGRASRPCECLVVRVAPDLGERISLSGDKALIEEVFPEIGDVMCNSVNAGWNHDSTHVIRFPLNGYCHLNSVQVLERLQQRGFDIVGSCGGGVDSSQFSEYILRRELRRGQRGSSVIRIKQEPLD; encoded by the exons ATGTTTCAG GATAACCGCTCCAACATGTCCAGGCCCATGATCACCAGGTCGCCTGCGTCACCCCTGAGCAGCCAGGGAATCCCGACGCCGGCACAGCTCACCAAGTCCAACGCGCCCGTGCACATAGACGTGGGCGGCCACATGTACACCAGCAGCCTGGCCACGCTAACCAAGTACCCGGAGTCCAG AATCGGCCGGCTCTTCGACGGCACGGAGCCCATCGTTCTGGACAGCCTGAAACAGCACTACTTCATCGACAGGGACGGCCACATGTTCCGCTACATCCTCAACTTCCTGAGGACCTCCAAGCTCCTCATCCCCGATGACTTTAAA GACTACAGCCTGCTGTACGAGGAGGCGCGCTACTTCCAGCTGCAGCCCATGCTGAGCGAACTGGAGCGCTGGAAGCAGGACCGCGAACTGGGCCGGGCCTCTCGACCCtgcgagtgcctggtggtcCGCGTGGCGCCCGACCTGGGCGAGCGCATCAGCCTGAGCGGCGACAAGGCACTCATCGAGGAGGTCTTCCCCGAGATCGGCGACGTCATGTGCAACTCGGTGAACGCGGGCTGGAACCACGACTCGACGCACGTCATCCGCTTCCCGCTCAACGGCTACTGCCACCTCAACTCGGTCCAG GTGCTGGAGCGGCTGCAGCAGCGCGGCTTCGACATCGTGGGCTCGTGCGGCGGCGGCGTGGACTCGTCGCAATTCAGCGAGTACATCCTGAGgagggagctgaggagggggCAGCGCGGCTCGTCGGTCATCCGGATAAAACAGGAGCCGTTGGACTAG